ttattttgttttggttaaagAAACAGCttacttattttgttttggcaagtataataataaagcagctttttttttttgtttttgagaagaataataataaagaagctTAAAGCATGGAATGGAATTCTGCCTTTCATAATTCATTCAAGCTTATTGGTGTGTCTCAAGTTTGCTGCCCTCTTAAATATTCCTGGCCAGTGCTGACACAACACGACTCCTGCCTGGCATTTGGCTAGCACTAAGcaagaaaaattaatactaAACATTGTTTTACTTTGATCATTGAATTGctaataaaaaatctaatgCTTATCCATAATTGTTATACAAGTAGTCTATAagatattattgatttttttttttttttttttgtattgtgtAGCAGGATGAAAATTTAATGCATTGAATCTCTACCTACACTCCCACAGTCCAACTCCCCCCTATGCTGCCTCGAAACTTAAATATTcttcaattaaatattatacaatAACATATACATATACTTTATACTAAAACAAGTTAAATTAATTTCACATAccaaaatttgttgaaaagaaAAGCTACATATGATAGAATATGGAAACATATCCTCTGGACTCATTAAGCAGTAATCatactataaatatttttgagatCCCCTCATCTGGCCTTTATTTATATCAGACAACAAAAAGCATCCAaacctaacttttttttagtggaCATTTCAGATTAGGTATACATGAATTCTCCCTATAAATAGTAAACAAATATTCCTCCTACTGAAAAGAAAAGACTTTCCAATTCTTATTATGTGgaaaatagaaattgaaaacaagcATTATTGCAAATGGTGAGTTAGTCCCAGGTCCAATTATAAATGCTTGTAACCaaactatgagagagagagagagagagcttataTCCAATAAGCAACTGAAATTGATTGATGGAAAAGTTTGGCCCCCATTGCCTCAATTGAAAAGGCCTAATTGACAGTTGACACGTAGCCAATGAAGAGTCatatcaataaattaaattatcgTCCATACCAAATCAACTGTATGATAATGCTATCCTCAGAATATTAGAGGTGGGATGCGAAAACTTATTTTACTCCctcaaatactattttatttattttactaactCCTTTAATAATTCATCATACAtcttaatttatgtttttacatacaatctaaaaaaaaaatataaattacctaataaaataataaaaaatactattctctctctttttcctccaCTCAATTTTTCTCTTCATACACAaccacatattaaaataatatttattttacatccTATGAATTGTaaggttacaaatttttttaaatttacaaacCTGAATAGATTGGGTTTTGGGTGGCTtaggttgtaaaatagcaactgaGGGTGCAAACGCCCCCAATACTAGTACTCTTATATATTATTGGAATGTCTTAAATACTCGAATAAATTAGGTATCAACAagttagatttaaaaaaagaaaaagaaaaaaagaggtagatcaaaaacaacatttttttttttttttgggtttaactGTCCGGGCCAGTTTACGTGCACCTTGACTTATCCCCGCTTGCAGTGGGAGCCTGCTACTAGCACAAGGTGTTACAACTGCTAGAACTCGAACTGGAGAGCAAACTCAATCAAACTCCAGAGTCTTACCAAAGGTAGACAAGTCACTGGGCCACACTAGGTGGTTTGATCAAAATCAACATTCAAAACTTAGAATCACCTGCTTTAATACACAACAAAAGACctattatttcaaaaatttaagcTATTAGTAAAGGAGGGATTTAATCATCAAACTTCAAAGAGACACTCTTGAATCTTGATGGACATTCTTATCTAAGATGCAGTACCTTCCTCATCCTGAATCTTGTAACAATGTTGATCCAAATATTGGCAAAGTTAGTGTTGCTCTAAAATTATAGGATGTTTCCAAGGTGTCGGTCTAAAATAGTAGGTGAactccaaccaaaaaaaagagagaaagatacaAATACAGTCACTTTGTTGTGAAAATCTGAATAGATCCACCAACAGCTGAGTCGGAAAAAAAGGCATAATCAACCAACAATATGACTTGGGATTCACCGGCAACAACAGGTAGAAGATAAGCAAAATTGGGTCCCAGGTAGCTATATTTAACCGAATAAATCCACCATGATAAGACATTACCCAtcaataattcaattttttttaatgtgtctCAACGTATAGAACTTATgcttacaaaaagaaaaatatagaaaatactttGCTACAATCCATGCCCAAAACATTATTCTATTCCCATCTCCTAACAAACCTCAACCCCACCATCATTAacaaacttcttcttcttctgcctCTTCTTCTTGTTTCACAAAATCAATCAATGGCTGTaacttgttcttctttttcttcttcttctattcaCATCCCAATTCTGAAATCTGGTCTAATCATGAGGCCTATCAGCAAATCTCTGATGCTTAAACACACTCAAGTTCCAGTCAAGAAATTACCTAGACTCCAGATCAAATGTTCCATTAAAAACAAGGTCAACAatatcctctcttttttttttttttctttttggttattCCTATGCATATATACATGATACATCCCTTTCCTTTATTTGTTTCTTGTCATTGAAAACATAACTATACTAACAAACTTTTCTACAAAACAAGGCCTAATTGGATCAACTTCAGTCACACTTTTTTTCAACTGGTTGATGTCTGAAACTATGAATTGTTTGTTACAGGTTTATGAGGATAGGTCCAATGGCATAATCTGCTATAGAGATGATAGTGGGGAAATAGTTTGCGAAGGATATGACGATGAAGCCCCTCGCTTTCAACAACAGGTTCCAAGAACAACTTGTCATCCAAGGTAGATAATCCTAACACATAAAAGtagcataataataatataaacaacttcAAATTGTTATGAAACCTGTCTGATGATTATTGATTTTTCCCAAGTTCAGAGACGTCGAGATCATTGATCTTCTTTTTCAACAAAGTGGGTATCAAATTGTTAAAGGCAGTGGATTGAACAATgttgatgaaagtgttgctGTGCAGAAGGACCTCAATTGCAATGGCTTTAACTCTTTCTGCTAATCAATTCCCAACTTTTTTCAGTTAAATAGATTTCTCCACAACTCTGCTCTAGTACGTGTAAGGAAAGCATATACATCAGTCACAGAATGTGAATAGAGGGCATAAATgaacttgttttatttttgaagcACATACTTCTTCCATGAGTAACAGAAAATTGTCTTGTCcctattgttttctttttcctgtgTATGTGGCTAACCTGAACTAGTGAGGATCAATAGTTGATAGCTAAATCTTTAGTCCAAGGCTCGGTTGTTGTATTCCACATTCAAAACAAACTAGCAGAGAAACGATGACAAGTCCCTAAACTTATTGCCACACATCCTATCCAAGGACTAAATGAGTAGTGTATAATATCGTGCAGGTTCAATACTAGCACCAAGATTCATGGAAATCTCCAAAATTATCATAACCTGCATTTGATCTGAAGCTGATATCTGAAATCTTAAGAATAATAGTGGAGTAAGtgcatgaaaaacaaatttatagGTGCTGATTGCTTTGATAAACATAATGAACTCAGATCATATTATACAAAAGAACAAAGCAAACTCATTTTTCAGTGCCATAAATGAAATCAAACTCAAGCTCCATTTCAAAGAATGTAACGTTTAGGCTACCCATACCAGCTGACTGGATATGTCCCTATGTGAACCAGGAGATTCACTTCGACTTCTCATTTTGGGTGTGATTAGTAACTTACAATGACACTTCCCACACCAAATGGGTCTTGAATGCAAGTTACAACCagtttaccaaaaataaaaaagttgcgAGTTACAACCTCGCCCTTCACCCCATTCTTATTTGactaagtctctttttaagCCAACACTGGTTGGCTTTACTTTTAAACATCTTCTGTTTATATTGTTGCACCCTCTTATTAGCTATGGTTCTTGTGGAGTCTTAACCATGTGTGGGTGTTAGAAAGAAAGCGACTTTCCTTTGTGAAAGGATTAGCCTCGACCAATAGAAGTATAATCATCCATTTAATTTCTTAAGAGTATTTACATTCTACATTCTAAACTGCAAAATTTTGCAGACCAGTAGCTAATATTGAGCCATTTGAAACGTGCAACCTACAATACAAAAAATCTACAATCAACATCATAATTTAGGATTATTTTccatatatttttcaatttggaCACTAATCTGGGTGGTGGGAGCAACATTATAAAACTAGTCTCAAATTAAGGTGTAAATTGccagattttgaaatatttatggTGCAGGTAATAAATGCCCAATAGCTGCAATGGAGGGGGAAAAACCCCCccaaaaacaagagagagagagagagtaaattaacttcaaaattttaagatgtaatataaatacaCATTACAATGCTAAATACATAAAATGAATTTTGTACAAAGATTTCATTTAGAGGTCATGAAATATTAAAACCCCTGACAGAAATCTCAATGGCTTCACTGGCCTTCTTCTGCATcctctaaaaaataattatgaatttCTCTTGTTAAAAATACATATGAAACCGCTACCCAAAAAGAATAGAAATATAGGGCTGGGAACTTGTATCAAAGAGGCAAAAAAGATGATGTGGGAATTGTAATTCCAAATTACATGTGTAAATGTACAAGCACAAAGACTAACTGTAAATCATTCAACCAAGGTCCCACCTTGTGTGTTCTCTTCACATAAGTCAGACATGGATTTACTTGGAATAATACTAGGTGGAGACCATTGATCTGGAACCATCAGAAAATATGTAGTCATTGCTTTCCTGAACCTTTTCTTGTATTGCTTTGGTGAAATTACAGTTGGTGATGAGTTTTTTGGCCCACCAAGGATGCCTGAAGCCTTCACCCATGTTTCAAGATGTTTGTCCCATGTATACTGCCTCATGAAATCAATGATCCCAAGAACTAACTCCTGCTTCTCTTCATCCACCCCAACCAGTAATGAGTAGTCCATTACATCAATTGACTGCATCACCAAAAGtgaaataacaaattaaaatggaTGAGGGCATAGTAAAGGCTGGACAACCTGAGCAACTCTaactaatttatttgtttattttttgccaATAAGGAATCTGCACCCCTTAATGCTATGTATTTTTAAGAGCAAACAAGTTTCCCATATACCCAAAGAGTTCAAAAACTTACTGCTAGAAATGAGGTGTCATTCCAAACAGCTCTTTCCAACAATCGCTTTGCCTTGTTTCCCACAAAAATAGGAGAAGTTGGCATTGCTTCAATCAAATTCTGATCCAGCAGAACCTTGTTGCTCCCACTAGAATCAGGATTATACCGTGATCGAGAAGATCCTTTAAGATCATACAGCCGGGTCACATTTCTTTGAAACAGAAGATTCTCCATAACCAGAACATCAATCTTTGTTTCTTTCCCTCCTTTAAGATGCTTAGATGTTACCTTTCAACATAAAGCAAAACATAAAGTAAGGTCCACTGCTCCAGAGGCTCTAATTTATTAAGGTTAGCGACATATGGAATGTCTCTTGTATTTagttccatttaaaaaataaataatcattttatagcTTCAAACTGGGCAAATGCATCCTTTACAGAAAGAATGCAGCTATAAGTTTTGAGAAATCAGCCACCTATTTCAAGCTTGTTTAAGTGTTTATAGCAGggttaaaagaagaaaaaaaatctgagACCAAAAAAGTCAACACCCAAGTGCCAGGCCACCACTCAAGCTATTTACTCTTTCTAATATACTTggttaacaaaatttaaaaagatagTTCAATCTATGTATGACAAACcacacatatatacaaaattattttatttcttaatgcatttaaaaaaatgtttataagataaaaaaaattatctcaacCATGCTTGGTTGTCCTATAGAAAATGAATGACCTACACTTAATTTGCAAAGAGCATCTATTGTACAAAGTCATCACTATGAATGGAGAAAATCAAGAATGGCAGCCTTTgtaataaaaaatcacaaataataTGATTTCATTAACTCCTAAACTGATTCTTCCATCTGTTATGATGATAACTCCAAGAATTATGCATTGCATGCCCAACAAAACAGGAATCAGGTCATTCAAATTTCTATGCATAACCAAACAGGTTGCCAAGAAATACTTTGTTTGCATCTGATATTACTCATACTCATCAAGTAAACCTGTGTATATCTATATACTAAAGATGCCAATGCTTGATTAAGGTAATAATCAGAATTAAATTCACCAGGTTAACAAATGAATATAATGATTTACCCTGACCAGCATTTATAGCACTTAAATAAGTACCTGATAGATCCCCAGAATCTTTGCCAGGCATGTTGGACTTCCTGAGTTTATTGATTCAGATAGGTACTTGAAATATCCAGGAGCAAATTTAATAAACGACTCCAACTCTGTCTTGGTGACTTGTTTAATGATAAATCGATCATCCAAGGTTTTCGCAAAGAATACATTGCTCTTGCCACCCTGGGCACCCCACTTTTTACAACGGCTAAGAGACCTTACAAAATCAAGCTCAGAAGGACAACAAATCTTCCTTAAGGCTTCAAAACGCATGGCATAGTAACAAGTCACAGTATAGTTCACCTTACCAAGAGGGCCATCATCTCCAAAAGAAACTCTGGCGTGCAATGCCTTTGTATATGAGAGTGGGTCTAAACTCAGGGAGCTACGAGATCCAGACATGGATAAAATGCTATCATCTGAAGACCCATGACTTCTATGATATTCAGaggctatgtcatcaatcagttgTGAATTCACTGAATCCACATGTGGCAAGGAAGCTACTAAATCCCCACCATCTTTTGGCCTTTCGCCCTCATCAATCAGTTGCATACGATATTTTGGGCATACTAGAGCATAAGATATAATACTGGTGGGTTCATCATCATATACTGGAATCACAGTATCATTAATACCAACAGGAAGAAGAAGCCTGGCGCCACCTTGAAGTTCCAACTGCCGAAAGGAAGAAATGTAGACTGGATTATACTCGATCAATGTATTGAACTTTTGAGCACCAGCCAAAAAATTCTTGTTGAATGAACGGTAGAAGTTTAAGAAAGGCATCCCTAACCAGCCTACATAGTCTTCTACATTATCAGAACTCTTGGTGGACAGTGCAGGTGAAAGGATAGGGGAAACCTTGGTgctatttttctcttctccatGGTTCTCCAAATCCGTTCCCTCCGCAACTGTAGGGGTGGTTGAAGTTTCTGTCACAGCCAATTCAGGAAGTGTACTGGCATTATCCTTTGGTATTCCAATTCCAGTGTGATTTTCGCCCGTCCATGCAGCATCAAGGGTATCCGACAAACTTGCCATGATAGGGAACTGCCCATCAGAGAGAGTCCTACGAACATTTACTTCTGATTTTATAGGGTCTGATTGATCCATGTCTTTTTCTTGATGAACTGCATCAGACTGGTTAGTGTCACTAGCATATCCTCCTCTCTGCTCAGGGCTTTTGTTAAGCTTTGCATCTGCAAGGGAGTCACAACTACGGAAACTTTTCTCTGGTTTGTTGTCCACATTCACTTCCATAAGCTTATCATTACTAACAAAAGGTTTCTCCAAAAGTTCTGGACTTGAGCTACTCAAGCTGTCCTGATGGTTATTCTTGTTTAAACTGGCTACATAAATCACGCGATGGTCCCACAAATAGGATTGAAAAAGTAACTGCCTTCGCAGTCGACTGATGTCAAGAATGTCAATAACAGGTTGGCCCCTTTTTGCTCCTTTGTTCAAAGTCTTTTGGATTGATTCCTATGATGTCAACATATATGTCAAAATCCAGATATTAAAGAGCAGCAAACAAGCATTTTGACTCAAAGATAGACATTGCCatgatataatatttttcattataaaatttctagtgtatttactaaaattttgacaattt
The sequence above is drawn from the Castanea sativa cultivar Marrone di Chiusa Pesio chromosome 5, ASM4071231v1 genome and encodes:
- the LOC142636654 gene encoding uncharacterized protein LOC142636654, whose product is MPKTLFYSHLLTNLNPTIINKLLLLLPLLLVSQNQSMAVTCSSFSSSSIHIPILKSGLIMRPISKSLMLKHTQVPVKKLPRLQIKCSIKNKVYEDRSNGIICYRDDSGEIVCEGYDDEAPRFQQQVPRTTCHPRDVEIIDLLFQQSGYQIVKGSGLNNVDESVAVQKDLNCNGFNSFC